Proteins found in one Gigantopelta aegis isolate Gae_Host chromosome 12, Gae_host_genome, whole genome shotgun sequence genomic segment:
- the LOC121386442 gene encoding uncharacterized protein LOC121386442: MFQHQYGFWFISLLGVTKAYSNRTPPLSLIREVLQDGGCSDIQHYVQLERILMDYKMYSDLEGALDPSWQKADSSFCEASPEQIDEFCKKIRTMKTEDTLRQYFEQCEESRLKVGQAITIFARK, encoded by the exons ATGTTTCAGCATCAATACGGATTTTGGTTCATCTCACTGCTGGGAGTAACTAAAGCCTATTCCAACCGAACACCACCATTGTCCCTGATCCGCGAAGTACTCCAAGATGGCGGGTGCAGTGACATACAACATTACGTTCAGCTGGAACGCATTTTGATGGATTACAAAATGTACTCCGACTTAGAGGGGGCGCTCGACCCTTCCTGGCAAAAGGCAGACTCAAG TTTTTGTGAGGCGAGCCCAGAACAGATTGATGAATTCTGTAAGAAGATCAGGACCATGAAGACCGAGGACACATTGAGACAATACTTTGAGCAGTGTGAGGAATCTCGACTCAAAGTGGGACAGGCCATCACCATTTTCGCCCGCAAGTAG